The following coding sequences are from one Triticum dicoccoides isolate Atlit2015 ecotype Zavitan chromosome 4A, WEW_v2.0, whole genome shotgun sequence window:
- the LOC119283768 gene encoding uncharacterized protein LOC119283768 — translation MLSLAWTRRGDAEVPPTPTPTWGGCSLHGLDIEVVREKDTVPGDNDSGLVAIPSYFWGARLAKRQDGVFPMYTGYSAARALVGKGMGVMADLRRLSREAEDMLAEMFSSISSDGGGDAARPRVVQLRLSPEMALWKSTQHAIGNLLPTKGAGLVQAASQVLALLGAADWPEAMTTTNALSGSGMANLLIGAYDVRTLFSNYVVDMAFYYEHGYHKVFPSFSRLLRDGLADARSLRTPGGRQRREAVAIGASYIRAKIALEAAHRTLLKDRSGQMDRHTAQVMSLCESSILGMGAEAIARGFDVGAVTSDLVFSSPGTDVIDVGSDMVNSEVMNSFLNVADIAASGVVSETALRAIYDAYAATGARMYTQRWHEPVARMCITLYTWHLHNDRHMFLRRALLGWPKARKSPAQPQREADFDEVFDTDFHTTGFSRPLDPEYACNGEETCDHVRRFLKVKGDQDHLLAALWSSIVTGPLEYVRMGEVDEQREKHLIESSRLQMVQLFSKGLIDEMVWLVAHASHHAWQVNYLFEAAMFGSILDGGELIGKLDRAE, via the coding sequence ATGTTGAGTCTCGCTTGGACTCGTCGCGGCGACGCGGAGGTACCACCCACCCCAACCCCAACCTGGGGTGGCTGCTCTCTCCACGGACTCGACATTGAGGTGGTGAGGGAGAAGGACACTGTCCCTGGCGACAACGACAGCGGTCTAGTTGCAATCCCTTCATATTTCTGGGGTGCCCGGCTGGCGAAGCGGCAAGATGGAGTCTTCCCCATGTACACGGGCTACTCGGCGGCGAGGGCCTTGGTCGGCAAGGGGATGGGGGTCATGGCAGATTTGAGAAGGCTGTCTCGCGAGGCGGAAGACATGCTGGCGGAGATGTTTTCTAGCATTAGCAGTGATGGCGGAGGCGACGCGGCGCGGCCCAGGGTGGTGCAACTGCGATTGTCGCCGGAGATGGCGCTGTGGAAAAGCACGCAGCACGCAATCGGTAACTTGTTGCCCACTAAGGGCGCCGGGCTGGTCCAAGCCGCGTCGCAGGTTCTTGCCTTGCTGGGCGCCGCCGACTGGCCTGAGGCGATGACAACAACCAACGCCCTATCTGGTAGCGGCATGGCGAACCTGCTGATTGGCGCCTACGACGTGCGCACCCTCTTCTCCAACTACGTGGTGGACATGGCATTTTACTACGAGCACGGGTACCACAAGGTGTTCCCCTCCTTCAGCCGCCTCCTGCGCGACGGGCTCGCCGACGCCCGCTCGCTACGAACCCCTGGTGGCCGGCAGCGACGCGAGGCCGTCGCCATCGGCGCGTCCTACATCCGAGCCAAGATCGCATTGGAGGCGGCGCACAGGACGCTCCTCAAGGACCGGTCGGGGCAGATGGACCGCCACACCGCCCAGGTCATGTCCCTGTGCGAGAGCAGCATCCTCGGCATGGGGGCTGAGGCCATAGCCCGGGGATTCGATGTTGGCGCCGTCACGAGCGACCTCGTCTTCAGCTCGCCCGGCACCGATGTCATCGATGTGGGCAGCGACATGGTAAACTCCGAGGTCATGAACTCGTTCCTCAACGTGGCCGACATCGCCGCCTCAGGCGTGGTGAGCGAGACGGCGCTGCGGGCCATCTACGACGCCTACGCTGCCACTGGAGCTCGGATGTACACTCAGAGGTGGCACGAGCCTGTGGCCCGGATGTGCATCACCTTGTACACTTGGCATCTGCACAACGACCGGCACATGTTCCTCCGCCGCGCCCTCCTAGGATGGCCCAAGGCCCGCAAGTCCCCGGCGCAGCCCCAGCGCGAGGCCGACTTCGACGAGGTCTTCGACACCGACTTTCATACCACTGGCTTCAGCAGGCCCCTTGACCCTGAGTATGCCTGCAATGGGGAAGAAACCTGCGACCACGTCCGGCGCTTCCTCAAAGTAAAAGGAGACCAAGACCACCTGTTGGCCGCCCTTTGGTCGTCCATTGTCACCGGTCCGCTGGAGTATGTCCGGATGGGCGAGGTGGACGAGCAGCGTGAGAAACACCTCATTGAATCCTCGCGCCTGCAAATGGTCCAGCTCTTCTCCAAGGGCCTCATCGACGAAATGGTTTGGCTCGTCGCCCATGCAAGCCACCATGCCTGGCAGGTGAACTATCTGTTTGAGGCCGCCATGTTTGGCAGCATCCTGGACGGGGGCGAGTTGATAGGCAAGCTCGATCGGGCGGAATAG